One genomic region from Sphingobacterium sp. UGAL515B_05 encodes:
- a CDS encoding tetratricopeptide repeat protein: protein MKLSEEYSIKVAALQSAEHQLTVDLSKRITPDIWLDVLIYFEHNLEQSSAAALYDALFEKGTDFAANVYLNEEDYTFFIDKIRTILARYAAINSHAWVELGLQHILCRRHVVEKEKASLYLKRGIDAGVEWARPLYLYYNYLGLLADIDRDNAKAELDALALGGDLWGIAYAAHIDVWTDKYEEVFDRIQLLKQSPERKILRHYYEALQFYYARKEDKGKRLQTLEEGITMAESRYCRFVLNEIKRSEAASIGEQELLIPEYRELFEYGMMDAAVQIALIKLQALGNNNREKQDFEEPLWYLQKAYDYNNNYAGYRLACLYLYQEAVQDIEKGLSLLRLLDEKDGYVEAQVELAEILLEGRFLPRDEKSAFLRFSAMAEKNIAYAKLRMGNMVESGYDGVAPDYKTAFAYYQDAATDKLPQALYQVGRYLKYGIHGEKPDLAAALPYFEEAAGYNNATALTEMGLAAELKSEPDYKLAFDYFSRAADLGYPYAYYLKGIYLENDYHQSGAPQPKAAFTAFEIGAGMQELNSIYELARCYRGGIGTEINLDRMIALYQQAAERNHVQALTDLGLCYEYGYGLNQDTFKAQENIKKAADLGFPYATYVLGRYYLTGLVQKDAAHGLQLLEEAAQKNVAEALLLLGDYFFFDYDQLEEYDKGFDYYTRAEKLGYLTEGIGMCYEFGVGVEVHPAKAFGYYKQAAERGNQQASYRLARCYYFGIGTEIDKAASFGYFMEVAQQGNVYASYFVAVQLLEGDGIPMDLRDGVEWLMKAAEADHADAQYKLANCYLMGDGVEENEDLALEWFERAADNGHEDAIRLTKKTRK, encoded by the coding sequence ATGAAGTTAAGTGAAGAATATTCTATTAAAGTTGCCGCATTGCAATCGGCTGAACATCAATTGACAGTTGACCTTTCGAAACGCATTACGCCCGATATATGGCTTGATGTCCTGATTTATTTTGAGCACAACTTGGAGCAGTCCAGTGCAGCTGCACTTTATGATGCATTATTTGAAAAAGGAACTGATTTTGCCGCAAACGTATATCTGAACGAAGAGGATTATACCTTTTTTATTGATAAAATACGGACAATATTAGCGCGCTATGCTGCGATCAATTCTCATGCATGGGTGGAGCTTGGCTTACAGCATATTTTATGTCGCCGACATGTGGTAGAGAAGGAAAAGGCGTCCCTTTATTTGAAGAGAGGCATCGATGCTGGGGTTGAATGGGCAAGACCTCTTTATTTATACTACAATTATTTAGGTTTGCTGGCCGATATCGACCGCGATAACGCCAAGGCCGAACTGGATGCACTTGCTTTGGGCGGAGATCTTTGGGGAATCGCATATGCTGCCCATATCGATGTCTGGACCGATAAATATGAAGAAGTCTTTGACCGTATTCAGCTGCTCAAGCAATCTCCGGAAAGGAAAATACTGCGCCATTATTATGAGGCGCTCCAATTTTACTATGCGCGTAAAGAGGACAAGGGCAAACGTCTGCAAACCCTCGAAGAGGGTATCACGATGGCTGAATCTCGTTATTGCAGATTTGTGCTGAATGAAATAAAACGTTCGGAGGCGGCTTCCATTGGTGAACAGGAACTTCTTATACCGGAATATCGAGAACTGTTTGAATACGGAATGATGGACGCCGCGGTGCAAATTGCACTTATCAAACTTCAGGCACTTGGCAACAACAATAGAGAAAAACAAGATTTCGAAGAGCCGCTGTGGTATCTTCAGAAAGCATACGACTATAATAATAATTATGCGGGTTATCGTCTCGCCTGTCTGTATCTCTATCAGGAGGCTGTGCAGGACATCGAAAAGGGGCTATCTTTATTGCGCCTGCTGGACGAGAAAGACGGGTATGTGGAAGCTCAGGTTGAACTTGCTGAAATTCTCCTCGAGGGTAGATTCCTCCCAAGGGATGAAAAATCAGCCTTTCTGCGTTTCAGTGCAATGGCGGAAAAGAACATTGCTTACGCCAAGTTGCGCATGGGTAATATGGTCGAATCTGGTTATGATGGAGTTGCTCCGGATTACAAAACCGCCTTTGCTTACTATCAGGATGCAGCGACGGATAAATTGCCTCAAGCTTTATATCAGGTTGGTAGGTACCTAAAATATGGTATCCATGGAGAGAAACCAGATTTGGCCGCTGCATTGCCTTATTTTGAAGAAGCGGCAGGATATAATAACGCTACAGCCCTAACGGAAATGGGTTTAGCGGCTGAATTAAAGTCCGAACCGGATTATAAATTGGCCTTTGATTATTTCTCGCGTGCGGCAGATCTTGGTTATCCATATGCCTATTATTTAAAAGGTATTTATTTGGAAAATGATTATCACCAGTCTGGAGCTCCCCAACCGAAAGCAGCTTTTACCGCGTTTGAAATTGGAGCCGGTATGCAGGAGCTAAATAGTATATATGAACTGGCGCGATGTTACCGAGGGGGCATAGGTACGGAGATAAACCTGGACCGGATGATTGCTTTATACCAACAGGCTGCTGAACGAAATCATGTACAGGCGTTGACAGATCTGGGTCTCTGTTATGAATATGGTTATGGATTGAACCAAGATACATTTAAAGCACAGGAAAATATTAAGAAAGCTGCTGATCTGGGGTTCCCTTACGCAACTTATGTATTGGGACGATACTATTTGACCGGATTGGTGCAAAAGGATGCAGCTCATGGTCTTCAGCTTTTGGAAGAGGCCGCACAAAAAAATGTAGCTGAGGCGCTTTTGCTGCTTGGCGACTACTTTTTCTTCGACTATGATCAGTTGGAAGAATACGACAAAGGCTTTGATTACTACACGCGTGCCGAAAAACTTGGCTATCTGACGGAGGGAATTGGCATGTGTTATGAGTTTGGTGTCGGAGTAGAGGTGCATCCAGCGAAAGCTTTTGGATATTATAAACAAGCTGCAGAGCGAGGAAATCAGCAGGCGAGCTACCGATTAGCCCGTTGTTATTATTTTGGAATAGGTACCGAGATCGATAAAGCAGCTTCCTTTGGGTATTTTATGGAAGTAGCGCAGCAAGGGAATGTGTATGCTTCTTACTTTGTTGCGGTGCAACTGCTGGAAGGAGATGGCATACCAATGGATCTTCGCGACGGTGTAGAATGGCTTATGAAGGCTGCTGAAGCCGATCATGCTGATGCACAATATAAACTGGCCAACTGTTATCTTATGGGGGATGGGGTAGAAGAAAATGAAGATCTTGCCCTGGAGTGGTTTGAACGGGCAGCCGATAATGGACATGAAGATGCTATTCGATTGACAAAGAAAACGAGAAAGTAA
- a CDS encoding DUF4625 domain-containing protein yields MKTLQKYTLIIVLLAITVACKKDKESIDTEKPVIAIDSETAFPKQCSTIKRGTSFTFRSKLSDNVALGSYSIDVHHNFDHHSHSTEIGECTVEAIKTPIKPFTLVKTVNIPGQPQQYDAELKIDVPADIDPGNYHFMIQVTDLAGWSSQKGISIRILE; encoded by the coding sequence ATGAAAACACTTCAAAAATACACACTTATTATAGTGTTACTTGCCATAACTGTTGCCTGTAAAAAAGATAAGGAAAGCATTGATACTGAAAAGCCGGTCATCGCCATCGATTCGGAAACGGCTTTCCCAAAACAATGCAGCACGATTAAACGTGGCACAAGCTTTACTTTCCGCAGTAAGCTATCTGATAACGTCGCGCTCGGGAGCTATAGCATTGACGTACACCATAATTTTGACCATCATTCGCATAGCACAGAAATTGGCGAATGCACGGTTGAGGCGATCAAAACACCCATTAAGCCCTTCACTTTGGTCAAGACAGTCAATATTCCGGGGCAACCACAGCAATATGATGCCGAATTAAAAATCGATGTGCCAGCAGATATCGATCCGGGTAATTATCATTTTATGATTCAGGTGACCGACCTGGCAGGATGGAGCAGCCAGAAGGGAATCAGCATCCGTATACTCGAGTAA
- a CDS encoding TonB-dependent receptor — protein sequence MNRYIIISLITAQQLFFPCYGQEKSIELEEVKVGGRRYHRTAEGALSIHVLTADSIQKYQAGSLMQTLSRLPGVSAIGIGANQSKPQIRGLGFNRVATVENGIKHEGQQWGLDHGLEIDQYSVGSAEVLKGASSFLYGSDAIGGVIRLSPPSELQETGFKGQFNLLTKSNNATFGGSLQAQGRKGNWVFGGGFTHLEYGDYRVPTDTVYVYNYAVRLKDRHVRNTAGRETHFQLRGGYSSERFSSIFYLSNYQTKFGFFANAHGLEPRGVDTALYDKSSRDIGFPSQTVNHLKLINRNFIDLNKHKLWIDLGYQKNYRQEYNNYTAHGYMPPVYPKDMTIPINLERLYDKQVYSITVKDQFELATHQFTIGANGEYQDNRIDGWSFLIPTFSQKAMGLFVYDQYRLADETMLYGALRYDYSHILTSPYQDWFESQLEDNQSGRIVRATALGRRFNSLVWSIGAAHQFGDLETKINIGKSFRAPIAQELAANGVNYHYFSYEKGNGSLSPEQSYQLDLSLTWSPRNVFVAFTPFFNYFSNYIYLNPTSSYDQYYGAGNQIFEYMESRVRRYGAELKLSYQPLKQWKVELLGEYVRSEQLSGAKKGYTLPFSPAPSALMDISWTAKNSTHFKETYLSVDCKWTAAQHHVVPPEESTAAYQVFNFRAGTQVRFSGSVLQLRLQVQNLFDKNYMDHTSFYRLISMPEQGRNFMLSIGVPFGKLSRS from the coding sequence ATGAATAGGTATATTATTATTTCACTTATCACAGCACAACAACTATTTTTCCCGTGTTATGGACAGGAGAAGAGTATCGAGCTTGAAGAAGTAAAAGTTGGCGGGCGACGTTATCACAGGACAGCAGAAGGCGCATTATCGATCCACGTATTGACTGCCGACTCTATACAAAAATACCAAGCGGGAAGTTTAATGCAGACATTGAGCAGACTGCCCGGTGTCAGTGCCATAGGTATAGGTGCGAATCAATCTAAACCGCAGATTAGAGGACTCGGATTTAATCGTGTGGCCACGGTAGAAAATGGCATTAAACATGAAGGCCAACAGTGGGGGTTGGATCATGGATTAGAAATCGATCAATACAGTGTGGGGAGTGCCGAGGTATTAAAGGGAGCCAGTTCATTTCTGTATGGCTCAGATGCCATTGGCGGTGTCATTCGGCTATCACCGCCATCGGAACTACAGGAGACAGGTTTTAAAGGGCAGTTTAACCTATTGACAAAGTCAAACAACGCTACTTTTGGCGGATCGCTACAAGCACAGGGCCGAAAAGGGAATTGGGTATTTGGGGGCGGATTCACGCATCTGGAATATGGCGATTACCGTGTCCCCACAGATACAGTCTATGTTTACAATTATGCGGTACGCCTGAAAGATCGGCATGTTCGCAACACTGCGGGACGAGAGACACATTTTCAACTACGCGGTGGATATTCATCGGAACGTTTTTCTTCAATTTTCTACCTGAGTAATTATCAAACAAAGTTTGGCTTTTTTGCCAATGCGCACGGCTTGGAACCAAGGGGCGTAGATACAGCGCTTTATGACAAATCCAGTCGTGACATTGGTTTTCCGAGCCAGACGGTCAATCACCTGAAGCTTATTAACCGCAACTTTATCGATCTGAATAAGCATAAGCTTTGGATAGACCTGGGCTATCAGAAAAATTACCGGCAAGAATATAACAATTACACCGCGCATGGTTATATGCCACCTGTTTATCCAAAAGATATGACTATCCCAATCAATTTGGAAAGGTTATATGACAAACAGGTTTATAGTATCACTGTAAAAGACCAATTTGAGTTGGCCACCCATCAATTTACCATTGGTGCAAATGGAGAGTATCAGGATAACCGGATTGATGGTTGGAGCTTTCTCATCCCCACTTTTAGCCAAAAGGCAATGGGCCTATTCGTTTACGATCAATACAGGCTCGCGGACGAAACCATGCTATATGGGGCATTGCGTTACGATTACAGCCATATTCTGACCTCACCTTATCAGGATTGGTTCGAATCACAGCTGGAAGATAATCAGTCGGGAAGAATAGTCCGGGCTACAGCGCTAGGTCGCCGTTTCAATAGCCTGGTTTGGTCTATAGGAGCGGCACATCAATTCGGAGATCTCGAAACAAAAATCAATATAGGAAAAAGTTTCAGAGCCCCCATCGCACAGGAACTTGCCGCCAATGGAGTCAACTATCATTACTTCAGTTATGAAAAAGGCAACGGATCATTATCGCCCGAGCAGTCCTACCAGCTGGATTTATCCTTAACCTGGAGTCCCAGAAACGTCTTTGTTGCCTTTACACCATTCTTTAATTACTTTTCCAATTATATCTATCTCAATCCCACGTCAAGCTACGATCAATATTATGGCGCCGGCAATCAAATCTTTGAATATATGGAAAGCCGTGTTCGTCGTTATGGAGCAGAATTGAAGCTCAGCTATCAGCCTCTGAAACAATGGAAAGTAGAATTATTGGGTGAATATGTTCGATCGGAACAACTATCGGGTGCAAAGAAAGGATATACACTTCCATTCTCTCCGGCACCTTCAGCTTTGATGGACATTAGCTGGACAGCAAAAAATAGCACACATTTTAAAGAGACCTATCTTTCCGTCGACTGCAAATGGACGGCAGCGCAGCATCATGTTGTTCCACCAGAAGAGTCCACAGCAGCTTATCAGGTCTTCAACTTCCGAGCAGGAACACAAGTTCGGTTTTCGGGATCTGTCCTCCAATTACGCTTGCAGGTACAAAATCTCTTTGATAAGAACTATATGGATCATACCAGCTTTTATCGGCTGATATCAATGCCTGAACAGGGAAGGAATTTTATGCTATCCATTGGAGTTCCTTTTGGAAAACTCTCCCGATCATAA
- a CDS encoding DUF4625 domain-containing protein, translated as MKTRNIRFFFLLSTILLGFLSSCKKDNEEIPALAKPQIGTLEIGSGNNKTVQAGSDLHLEGDIVAEALIAKIEIEVHQEGGGQYKFTKAYTDGKYIGVKNATFHEHIDVPADAPAGAYHFHFTVTDKAGNTTAVESPLTIQGSEAKVAYKLVFTEVAGEAHGDHFHDLADKEKVEPITISFDDKGTALAGGHAHLNPSGIYKIEFKQFDASSKEIQAQYISNKATADYYKAFLTGGSFVLNPNSSTGSGAIFQTKETTYGDGSAVNGATETTGIITYFTAGKDNEGEKNVFFVLRKFNDASTKAKVTRTDWNLSDYATKFAGQDLIKLSFEIHAEEGED; from the coding sequence ATGAAAACTAGAAACATTCGCTTCTTCTTCCTGTTAAGTACAATTCTTTTAGGCTTCCTATCGTCCTGTAAGAAAGATAACGAGGAAATTCCAGCACTTGCAAAGCCCCAGATAGGCACACTTGAAATCGGCAGTGGCAATAACAAAACCGTCCAAGCGGGATCAGATCTTCATCTTGAAGGTGATATTGTTGCCGAAGCACTGATTGCTAAAATCGAAATTGAGGTTCATCAAGAAGGTGGCGGTCAGTATAAGTTTACAAAAGCCTATACGGATGGGAAATACATTGGCGTGAAAAATGCGACATTTCACGAACACATCGATGTCCCTGCTGATGCTCCCGCCGGGGCATATCATTTTCATTTTACGGTAACCGACAAAGCCGGAAATACAACCGCTGTAGAATCTCCATTAACCATACAGGGTTCAGAGGCCAAAGTTGCTTATAAGCTCGTATTTACGGAAGTAGCCGGCGAAGCACATGGAGACCATTTCCATGATCTTGCCGACAAAGAAAAGGTAGAACCAATTACGATCAGCTTTGACGACAAGGGAACAGCATTGGCCGGAGGACATGCCCACCTCAATCCGTCAGGTATCTATAAAATTGAATTCAAACAATTTGATGCTTCTTCCAAAGAAATCCAGGCGCAATATATCAGCAATAAAGCAACAGCAGATTATTACAAAGCATTCCTTACGGGTGGTTCTTTTGTTTTAAACCCCAACAGCAGTACAGGTAGCGGTGCGATCTTTCAAACGAAAGAAACGACCTATGGTGATGGCTCTGCAGTCAACGGAGCAACAGAGACGACAGGGATTATCACTTATTTTACAGCAGGAAAAGATAATGAAGGTGAGAAAAATGTATTCTTTGTACTTCGCAAATTTAACGATGCCAGCACAAAGGCAAAAGTTACCCGTACTGACTGGAACCTATCGGATTATGCCACTAAGTTTGCTGGTCAAGACCTCATAAAGCTATCTTTTGAAATCCACGCAGAGGAAGGAGAAGATTAG
- the lepB gene encoding signal peptidase I has protein sequence MILTIFIVLTIVAAYGFWLLFEKAGRRGWEGIVPLYSQWIQSRILGKKTWQLILLFVPIVNVFVFYNLYLDFIHCFGKRRFWENCAAVLVPFIVLPIWGSDKNVQFLNGLYAKNLKAANEAGKLMTKDSELGIAHESYIDYKKKYPYKKSMVREWADAIVFATVAATLIRGFLLEAFMIPSGSMQQSLLIGDYLFVSKLNYGPRIPNTPIAFPFAHHTMPLIGGKAFSELIKIPYKRLPGFQEIKRNDVIVFNAPAGDTVAVENQDSPYYDLVRNMGREAVHQQFTIQTRPVDKREHLIKRCVGMPGDKISMTEGVLFVNDQPGFVAPESQMDYTVITDETGLDEQRLKDMEIEVSLIQPGVYLIFLTKDQAAMVKSWSNVKSMQMNVQKPGVAQANTFPNDPQYKWNYDNFGPFVIPKKGMTVPLNTQTLPLYARAIQVYEHNKLEKKADGLYLNGRKANSYTFKMDYYWMMGDNRHNSLDARDWGFAPEDHIVGKALFTWMSWNANGNGLSKIRWNRIFKGIH, from the coding sequence ATGATACTTACCATCTTTATTGTATTGACTATAGTCGCAGCCTACGGTTTTTGGTTGCTATTTGAAAAAGCAGGGCGCAGAGGCTGGGAGGGAATTGTTCCTCTTTATAGCCAGTGGATCCAATCGCGCATTCTCGGCAAGAAAACCTGGCAACTTATCCTGTTGTTTGTTCCGATTGTCAATGTTTTTGTCTTTTATAACCTCTACCTCGATTTTATTCATTGTTTTGGAAAGAGAAGGTTTTGGGAAAACTGTGCTGCAGTATTGGTTCCGTTTATTGTACTGCCAATTTGGGGTAGCGATAAAAACGTGCAATTTCTGAATGGTCTTTATGCCAAAAACCTTAAAGCTGCAAATGAGGCAGGTAAGCTGATGACAAAGGACTCTGAACTGGGAATTGCGCATGAATCGTATATAGATTATAAGAAAAAATACCCCTATAAAAAATCGATGGTGCGTGAATGGGCGGATGCGATTGTTTTTGCGACGGTAGCTGCAACCTTGATTCGCGGTTTTTTATTGGAGGCATTTATGATTCCTTCGGGGTCTATGCAGCAATCTCTTCTCATTGGTGATTATCTTTTTGTCAGTAAACTGAATTATGGTCCTCGTATTCCTAATACGCCTATAGCATTTCCTTTTGCACATCATACGATGCCATTAATAGGAGGAAAAGCGTTCTCCGAACTCATTAAAATTCCTTACAAACGATTGCCCGGATTTCAAGAAATAAAAAGGAATGATGTGATCGTTTTTAATGCACCTGCCGGCGATACTGTTGCAGTAGAAAATCAAGACTCGCCCTATTATGACCTGGTGCGTAACATGGGACGTGAAGCAGTACATCAACAATTTACAATTCAGACCCGTCCAGTGGATAAACGCGAACATTTAATTAAACGCTGCGTGGGAATGCCTGGGGATAAAATCAGCATGACAGAAGGAGTATTGTTTGTGAACGACCAACCAGGTTTTGTAGCTCCAGAAAGTCAGATGGATTATACCGTGATAACCGATGAGACAGGTCTGGACGAACAGCGTCTGAAAGATATGGAAATAGAAGTCTCTTTAATTCAACCCGGAGTTTACCTAATCTTTTTAACAAAAGACCAGGCAGCCATGGTGAAATCTTGGTCCAATGTCAAATCCATGCAAATGAACGTGCAAAAGCCGGGAGTGGCTCAAGCAAATACTTTTCCGAATGATCCACAATACAAATGGAACTACGATAACTTTGGGCCATTTGTTATTCCAAAGAAAGGAATGACTGTGCCTTTAAATACGCAGACTTTACCACTCTATGCTCGTGCAATTCAGGTCTATGAGCATAACAAACTCGAGAAGAAAGCTGACGGATTATATCTAAATGGCCGTAAAGCAAATTCTTATACCTTTAAAATGGATTATTATTGGATGATGGGAGACAATAGACACAACTCCCTTGATGCCAGGGACTGGGGATTTGCTCCTGAGGATCATATTGTCGGAAAAGCATTATTTACCTGGATGAGCTGGAATGCAAATGGCAATGGGCTTTCCAAAATACGATGGAATAGAATTTTCAAAGGTATCCATTAA
- a CDS encoding PepSY-like domain-containing protein — MNCKLIWSAFVLALTTAGAIAQDIPQSQVPAVVVNSFQQKFPKAKKVDWELKGNVYEAEFETGLFGIDQEAWFQHNGKLLRHKTDINKRELPKSVLDRVKRDFPGYRIEDAKKITAEQKVSYAFEVKSRKEEWKLVLDPQGNVLTKVRD; from the coding sequence ATGAACTGTAAATTAATCTGGAGTGCTTTCGTACTTGCACTGACAACAGCAGGAGCTATTGCTCAGGATATACCACAAAGTCAAGTTCCCGCTGTCGTGGTGAATAGTTTCCAACAGAAATTTCCAAAAGCCAAAAAAGTAGATTGGGAATTGAAGGGGAATGTTTATGAAGCGGAGTTTGAAACGGGCTTATTTGGCATTGACCAGGAAGCTTGGTTTCAACATAACGGAAAACTTCTGCGCCACAAGACTGACATCAACAAAAGAGAACTACCGAAGAGTGTGCTGGATCGAGTGAAAAGAGATTTTCCGGGCTATCGCATTGAAGACGCAAAAAAGATTACCGCCGAGCAGAAAGTAAGTTATGCGTTTGAAGTGAAAAGTCGAAAAGAGGAATGGAAGCTGGTACTCGATCCACAGGGAAATGTTCTTACGAAAGTAAGGGACTAA
- a CDS encoding HSP90 family protein, with amino-acid sequence MQEEKSYSFQVNLKGMIALLSEHLYSDPNTFIRELLQNGVDAITALKHLDEEHQGKITIELPSTEQPKFLFSDNGIGLKETDIHQFLSVIGESSKSKDIKDAQDFIGKFGIGLLSCFVVSDEIVVETKSALEQLPLRWTARAEGDYKIERLTEDIPVGTRVILSPKKQFNYIFEADYFEKKIKFYGDALRETISIVVGGDEKIIHKEEPKWLAPSISKTELLAIGKDLFHVNFLDAIPFETTAGKAKGVLYILPFRTQFSSKQRHRIYLKRMFLAEEDQSILPNWAFFVRMLVNTEELSATASRESLMKNDLLRQARKEIAVVLKTYLQQVKKIDFDIYIRIIQTHYLHLKAFALEDPDFLEIFLADIPFETNRGQRSFQNIIDHQQQLYYCADFEDFKQIDRMADTQGMILVNASYTFDTELLRRIKQKYRDYKITEMSPNQLLETFQPIHEDEHNHYVSFQKEVQRILDDYSCVLEIRRFKPIDTPAIFTKMEQNNVENTISQLKENANPFAQVLKTSRPNKIQNTLCLNADNALIKTLMDIKDVYMLRSVMEVLYVQALILGKYPVQEREMKVMNEALKSLIVMGLDNFVNL; translated from the coding sequence ATGCAAGAAGAAAAATCCTATTCCTTTCAGGTCAATCTGAAAGGAATGATCGCACTGCTCTCAGAGCACCTGTATAGCGATCCCAATACATTTATTCGGGAGCTGCTTCAAAACGGCGTGGATGCAATTACAGCATTGAAACACTTGGATGAAGAGCATCAGGGTAAAATAACGATTGAGCTGCCAAGCACTGAACAACCGAAGTTTCTGTTCAGCGATAATGGGATAGGCCTTAAGGAGACCGATATTCACCAATTTTTGTCGGTTATAGGCGAGAGTTCAAAGAGTAAAGACATTAAGGATGCTCAGGATTTCATAGGTAAGTTTGGTATTGGACTGCTTTCTTGTTTTGTGGTCAGCGATGAGATCGTTGTGGAAACAAAATCGGCTCTTGAACAACTGCCTCTACGTTGGACCGCAAGAGCTGAAGGGGACTATAAAATCGAGCGTCTGACTGAAGATATTCCTGTCGGAACACGGGTTATCCTTAGTCCTAAAAAGCAATTCAACTATATTTTTGAAGCGGATTATTTTGAGAAAAAAATCAAGTTTTATGGAGATGCGCTGCGAGAAACCATTTCTATTGTGGTAGGAGGTGACGAAAAGATCATCCATAAAGAAGAACCCAAATGGCTCGCTCCATCGATTTCGAAGACGGAATTGCTTGCTATAGGCAAAGATCTCTTTCATGTCAACTTTTTAGATGCAATTCCATTTGAAACGACGGCGGGAAAGGCAAAGGGGGTGTTGTATATTTTACCTTTCCGTACACAGTTTAGCAGCAAGCAGCGTCACCGTATCTACTTGAAGCGCATGTTTCTCGCTGAAGAAGATCAGTCTATTTTGCCAAATTGGGCATTTTTTGTCCGGATGCTTGTCAACACAGAGGAACTTAGTGCCACCGCCTCACGGGAGTCTTTGATGAAAAATGATCTACTACGGCAGGCTCGAAAGGAAATAGCTGTTGTGCTGAAAACGTACCTGCAGCAGGTGAAGAAGATCGATTTCGATATATATATTCGCATTATCCAAACTCATTATCTCCACTTGAAAGCTTTCGCGCTCGAAGATCCGGACTTTCTAGAAATATTTTTGGCTGATATTCCGTTTGAGACCAATCGCGGACAACGAAGCTTTCAAAATATCATTGATCATCAGCAACAGCTCTATTACTGTGCTGATTTTGAAGATTTCAAACAGATTGACCGTATGGCCGATACACAGGGGATGATTCTTGTGAATGCGTCCTACACATTTGATACCGAGTTGCTCCGCAGGATCAAACAAAAATATCGCGACTATAAGATAACAGAGATGTCGCCCAATCAGCTTTTGGAAACGTTTCAGCCGATTCATGAAGATGAGCACAATCACTATGTTTCTTTTCAGAAAGAAGTGCAGCGCATTTTAGACGATTATAGCTGCGTCCTTGAAATTAGACGGTTTAAACCGATTGATACGCCGGCTATTTTTACAAAAATGGAGCAAAATAATGTAGAGAATACGATTAGCCAATTAAAGGAAAATGCAAATCCTTTTGCGCAGGTACTTAAGACATCGAGGCCGAATAAGATCCAGAATACGTTATGTTTAAATGCTGACAATGCGTTGATCAAAACACTAATGGATATAAAAGATGTCTACATGCTTCGTTCAGTTATGGAAGTGCTTTACGTGCAGGCGCTAATTTTGGGCAAGTACCCTGTCCAGGAGCGGGAAATGAAGGTCATGAATGAGGCCCTGAAAAGCCTTATCGTCATGGGGCTGGATAATTTTGTGAATCTTTAA